From Shewanella psychrophila, a single genomic window includes:
- a CDS encoding glycosyltransferase, translating into MKKAIFTLAIGDNPMYRAAVDSFKEYGKKIGADVIVSDQLHYKININNPKFDASPAWSEKLYIQEILKEYDRVLYLDADIIVTPEARDIFELYPDLDTVYMFNEGFHRDRSQQAQQINTVLGEVDWPKENNQVVYYNSGMFLISKETGLFDNANIEEMQAICNEVKFYDQTYINYLIRRDNINSVGVEANFNRMQLLGHDNYQDADFIHYSGRGYRQKVPMRELKYIIDYCKLYSGTLSEAEVLKFKQESWNWYILKQNRKTKLPRSLLSFIFGLFHPSHKY; encoded by the coding sequence ATGAAAAAAGCTATTTTCACTCTCGCCATAGGCGATAACCCGATGTATAGAGCTGCCGTAGATAGCTTTAAAGAGTATGGCAAGAAGATTGGTGCCGATGTCATCGTATCAGATCAATTACACTATAAAATCAATATCAATAACCCCAAGTTTGATGCCAGCCCCGCTTGGTCTGAGAAGCTGTATATTCAAGAAATCCTTAAAGAATATGATCGAGTGCTATATCTAGATGCGGATATTATTGTCACGCCTGAGGCAAGGGACATTTTTGAACTGTATCCAGATCTCGATACGGTATACATGTTTAATGAAGGCTTTCATAGAGATCGTAGTCAGCAGGCCCAACAAATTAATACTGTGCTCGGTGAAGTTGACTGGCCAAAGGAAAATAATCAGGTTGTTTACTATAACTCTGGTATGTTTTTGATCTCAAAAGAGACGGGGCTGTTTGATAATGCCAATATCGAAGAGATGCAGGCTATCTGCAATGAAGTTAAATTCTACGATCAAACTTATATCAACTATCTGATCAGAAGAGACAATATTAACAGTGTTGGTGTAGAAGCTAACTTTAACCGTATGCAGCTACTGGGTCATGATAACTATCAAGATGCCGACTTCATCCATTACTCTGGCAGAGGATATCGACAAAAGGTTCCAATGAGAGAGTTGAAGTATATCATTGATTATTGCAAACTTTATTCAGGAACATTATCAGAAGCAGAGGTCTTGAAATTTAAGCAAGAATCTTGGAATTGGTATATCTTAAAGCAAAATCGTAAAACAAAATTACCTAGAAGTTTACTGAGCTTTATTTTTGGCTTATTTCACCCTAGCCATAAATACTAA
- a CDS encoding glycosyltransferase family 9 protein has product MSLVSDEQFQQCQRLLFISPVALGDFLYLKTFLIALKQRYPHIELDIWLDDNRCNSDSWRLSRSKILQQWMETEGCFTRSYGCTDSIEARKVQIEQAKSQQYDLIICHSVSKSQQYSEIARTISPSAFIVSSLPKRSAWGIFDKILYRHSDRVFSLNSDELPINHHITDRYENIFNHITGLQLAKLELMPELVVPKSVEPITDIWLSKQFDDPSKQGPLIFLNHLSTNAKKDWQLSQLFELIERISKDDVNYRFVINVTKENYQQVASSTKEFVESSQRQVAVFTVQEHFFELPSLIARADFVITVDTAILHFAFAAKRPLLSMMRQKKPYWAPPASPSSHVLYATEGKGHISDISVETVYQQYVKMTRVN; this is encoded by the coding sequence ATGTCGCTAGTATCCGATGAACAGTTTCAACAGTGCCAACGCCTTTTATTCATATCGCCAGTTGCTTTAGGGGATTTTCTCTACCTAAAGACGTTTCTTATCGCGTTAAAGCAGCGTTACCCTCATATCGAACTTGATATATGGTTGGATGACAACAGGTGTAATTCTGATAGTTGGCGCCTTTCACGCAGTAAAATTTTGCAGCAATGGATGGAAACTGAAGGCTGCTTTACCCGTAGCTATGGTTGTACCGACTCCATTGAGGCGCGCAAGGTGCAAATCGAGCAAGCTAAATCTCAGCAATATGATCTGATCATTTGTCATTCGGTGAGCAAAAGCCAGCAGTATTCTGAAATAGCTAGAACCATTAGTCCAAGTGCCTTTATTGTATCTAGTCTGCCTAAACGTTCTGCTTGGGGCATATTCGATAAAATACTCTACCGCCACTCAGATCGTGTGTTCAGCCTCAACTCCGATGAGCTACCTATTAATCACCATATAACCGATCGCTATGAAAATATTTTCAACCATATCACTGGACTACAACTAGCAAAACTTGAATTGATGCCAGAGCTAGTGGTTCCCAAAAGTGTTGAACCTATTACCGATATCTGGCTATCAAAACAGTTCGATGATCCAAGTAAACAAGGTCCATTAATTTTCTTGAATCACCTTTCTACTAACGCTAAAAAAGATTGGCAACTATCTCAGCTATTTGAATTAATAGAGCGTATTTCAAAAGATGATGTGAACTATCGCTTTGTGATCAATGTGACTAAAGAGAACTACCAACAGGTAGCGTCAAGCACCAAAGAGTTTGTTGAAAGCAGCCAACGTCAAGTTGCTGTGTTTACCGTACAGGAGCACTTTTTCGAGCTACCTTCCCTTATTGCACGTGCTGACTTTGTGATCACAGTAGATACTGCAATTTTGCATTTTGCCTTCGCAGCTAAAAGACCTCTACTCTCCATGATGCGACAAAAGAAGCCCTATTGGGCACCACCAGCAAGTCCGTCCTCACACGTCTTGTATGCCACTGAGGGGAAAGGACATATTTCTGATATCTCTGTTGAAACTGTTTATCAACAGTACGTAAAGATGACAAGGGTTAACTAA
- a CDS encoding CDP-glycerol glycerophosphotransferase family protein: MICFDMLHPYYLPQYLPVMDELTARDVLVHFVVYRSEDQQAALDALVKQHKLTVIWVENVEQALAYYVEHKPEWIIFGNTFDNASKLKGVSRTALMQHGIGPKSCYYTVSESDIDVRFVEGEYRLKRLQSMFPSKQFVDTGYAKLDPIIQGKEQGLDLQVLGLDPNKPTLLYAPTFYPSSIEKMGRDWPQLFAEYNILLKPHYFSLSKSNYKKQKQLLEHWGQFDNAYLAPIEQANLLPFMASADLLISDASSALFEFAALDKPVVWCDFYHLRWSYRGIFKFRFNKRMDEDLYKYSGVAVHAASYKELKSVVDQQIANPKSFATQRANYSYELAGKVDGLCSQRIVDYLLSDEVS; this comes from the coding sequence TTGATTTGCTTTGACATGCTGCATCCCTATTATTTACCGCAATACCTGCCAGTGATGGACGAATTAACAGCTCGTGATGTATTGGTGCACTTTGTTGTTTACCGCAGTGAAGATCAACAAGCCGCATTAGATGCCCTAGTAAAGCAGCATAAATTGACTGTGATTTGGGTAGAAAATGTTGAGCAGGCCTTGGCTTATTATGTTGAGCATAAACCTGAGTGGATCATATTTGGTAATACTTTCGATAACGCGTCAAAGTTAAAAGGAGTTAGTAGGACGGCTTTGATGCAGCATGGGATTGGGCCTAAATCCTGTTATTACACAGTATCAGAATCAGATATTGATGTTCGTTTTGTTGAAGGCGAATACCGCTTAAAACGCTTGCAGTCGATGTTTCCTAGCAAGCAGTTTGTTGATACTGGCTATGCCAAGCTTGATCCTATTATTCAAGGTAAAGAGCAAGGTTTAGATCTACAAGTATTAGGTCTTGATCCTAATAAACCTACCTTATTATACGCGCCGACATTTTATCCTAGTAGCATTGAAAAAATGGGCCGTGATTGGCCTCAGCTGTTTGCTGAGTATAATATTTTACTCAAACCGCACTATTTCTCGCTGAGCAAATCCAATTATAAAAAACAAAAGCAGTTGCTTGAGCATTGGGGTCAATTTGATAATGCCTATCTTGCACCCATTGAGCAGGCTAATCTGCTGCCATTTATGGCTTCTGCAGATCTGCTAATCAGTGATGCGTCCTCTGCACTATTTGAATTCGCAGCGCTCGACAAGCCAGTTGTTTGGTGTGATTTTTATCATCTGCGCTGGAGTTATAGAGGCATATTCAAATTCCGCTTCAATAAGCGTATGGATGAAGACCTTTACAAATATTCTGGGGTTGCTGTGCATGCAGCGTCTTATAAAGAGTTGAAATCTGTAGTGGATCAGCAGATAGCTAATCCCAAGTCATTCGCGACGCAGCGAGCAAATTACAGTTACGAGCTTGCAGGCAAGGTCGATGGTCTATGTAGCCAACGAATTGTCGACTATCTTTTATCTGATGAGGTTTCATGA
- a CDS encoding adenylyltransferase/cytidyltransferase family protein, with protein sequence MRIITFGTFDMFHIGHLNIIERARELGAHLTVGVSSDALNFSKKQRYPICNEADRMRIVKALSCVDEVFLEESLELKAEYIKVHRADCLVMGDDWLGKFDQLKPLCDVIYLPRTPAISTTLLIEVVREIK encoded by the coding sequence ATGAGAATCATTACATTTGGTACCTTTGATATGTTCCATATTGGCCATCTTAATATTATAGAGAGGGCTCGAGAGCTAGGTGCTCATCTCACTGTTGGTGTTTCATCTGATGCACTGAATTTTTCTAAGAAACAGCGATACCCTATCTGTAATGAAGCTGACAGAATGCGTATAGTGAAAGCTCTTTCATGTGTTGATGAAGTATTTCTTGAAGAGTCGCTTGAGCTAAAAGCGGAATATATTAAAGTTCATCGTGCGGATTGTCTGGTGATGGGAGATGATTGGCTAGGCAAGTTTGATCAACTAAAGCCGCTCTGTGATGTAATTTACCTGCCTCGTACTCCAGCAATCTCCACTACTTTATTAATCGAAGTGGTTCGTGAGATAAAATAA
- the rfaD gene encoding ADP-glyceromanno-heptose 6-epimerase — protein sequence MIVVTGAAGFIGSNLVKALNDMGRCDIIAVDDLSDGTQMFNLADCEIADYLDKDDFLAKIKSGDFNGQFEVIFHEGACSSTTEWDGKFMMENNYEYSKSMLNYCQTNNCQFIYASSASVYGGSDKFIEQREFEKPLNVYAYSKFLFDQYVRQQELTTQVAGLRYFNVYGPREQHKGGMASVAFHFNNQIKATEVCRLFEGVEGYQNGQQLRDFVYVEDVVKVNLWLWKNPEISGVFNCGTGDAQSFNDVANAVIDYHGKGKIEYIPFPEKLKGAYQHYTQADLTRLRQAGYTEVFKTVEQAVPEYLDWLKSQHFIGQ from the coding sequence ATGATTGTAGTCACAGGTGCCGCAGGATTTATTGGCAGTAACTTAGTCAAAGCACTCAACGATATGGGGCGCTGCGACATTATCGCCGTTGACGATCTCAGCGATGGTACACAGATGTTTAATTTAGCAGACTGTGAAATCGCCGACTATCTTGATAAAGATGATTTTCTTGCCAAGATAAAATCTGGCGACTTCAACGGTCAATTTGAAGTGATATTTCATGAAGGTGCTTGCTCATCAACGACTGAGTGGGATGGAAAATTCATGATGGAAAATAACTATGAGTATTCCAAGAGTATGCTCAATTATTGTCAGACGAATAATTGCCAGTTTATTTATGCATCTTCGGCCTCGGTTTACGGTGGTAGCGATAAATTCATTGAACAGCGCGAATTCGAGAAGCCTTTAAACGTCTATGCTTATTCTAAGTTCCTGTTCGATCAATATGTTAGACAGCAGGAATTAACCACTCAAGTTGCAGGCTTACGTTACTTTAATGTTTACGGCCCTCGTGAACAGCATAAAGGTGGTATGGCCAGCGTTGCATTTCACTTTAATAATCAAATTAAAGCTACTGAAGTCTGTCGACTATTCGAAGGTGTTGAGGGTTATCAAAACGGTCAACAGTTACGTGATTTTGTGTACGTCGAAGACGTAGTTAAAGTAAATTTGTGGCTCTGGAAGAACCCAGAGATATCGGGTGTATTTAATTGCGGAACGGGTGACGCTCAGAGCTTTAACGATGTAGCTAATGCCGTCATTGACTATCACGGCAAAGGCAAAATTGAGTACATTCCCTTTCCGGAGAAGTTGAAGGGTGCTTACCAACATTACACCCAAGCTGATTTAACTCGGCTTCGTCAAGCGGGTTACACTGAGGTATTTAAAACGGTAGAACAAGCAGTACCCGAATATCTGGACTGGCTTAAGTCACAGCATTTTATCGGTCAATAA
- the hldE gene encoding bifunctional D-glycero-beta-D-manno-heptose-7-phosphate kinase/D-glycero-beta-D-manno-heptose 1-phosphate adenylyltransferase HldE encodes MKVSLPAFEKAKVLVVGDVMLDRYWTGPTGRISPEAPVPVVRINHIEDRPGGAANVALNIATLGGQVSLAGIVGQDETADALTIGVQALGVEPKWHIVADKPTITKLRVMSRSQQLIRLDFEEPYPEVESHALLNGALEQLSSVDVVVLSDYAKGALIDPQPFIQQARAQGVKVLVDPKGSDFSRYRGATLLTPNLSEFEMIAGEVSSEADLIEKAHKLLKQFELEALLVTRSEKGMTLITSDEFELHIPTVAREVHDVTGAGDTVISALATAIAAGSSLAEACAIANTAAGIVVAKLGTSTVSRIELNEALALSHGEMGFGVVSEDQLAYALEQAKLRGERVVMTNGCFDILHAGHVSYLQEAKAQGDRLIVAVNDDDSVKRLKGDGRPINPLDRRMAVLAGLSSVDWVVPFSEDTPQRIISHLLPSMLVKGGDYKIEDIAGGKEVIAAGGIVKVLCFEDGISTTKIIENIMAKG; translated from the coding sequence ATGAAGGTTTCTCTGCCTGCATTTGAAAAAGCTAAGGTCTTGGTCGTCGGTGATGTCATGCTAGATAGATACTGGACAGGGCCAACAGGACGTATATCTCCTGAAGCACCGGTACCTGTGGTGCGTATCAATCACATAGAAGATCGGCCTGGTGGGGCGGCAAACGTTGCACTCAACATTGCTACACTAGGTGGTCAGGTCTCTTTAGCTGGTATTGTCGGTCAAGATGAAACCGCTGATGCATTAACTATAGGCGTACAAGCTCTGGGGGTTGAACCCAAATGGCATATTGTTGCAGATAAACCCACTATCACTAAATTAAGGGTGATGTCTCGTAGTCAGCAACTGATCCGCCTCGATTTTGAAGAGCCGTATCCTGAAGTTGAGAGTCACGCTTTGCTAAATGGTGCGCTGGAACAGCTGTCATCTGTCGATGTAGTAGTGCTATCTGACTATGCTAAAGGTGCCCTTATCGATCCTCAGCCTTTCATTCAACAGGCTAGGGCACAAGGGGTTAAGGTGTTAGTCGATCCCAAAGGGAGTGATTTTTCCCGTTATCGTGGAGCGACCCTGCTTACGCCAAACTTAAGCGAGTTTGAGATGATTGCTGGTGAGGTCAGTAGCGAAGCCGATCTGATTGAGAAAGCCCATAAACTGCTTAAGCAGTTTGAACTCGAAGCTTTACTGGTTACACGTTCAGAGAAAGGCATGACACTGATAACATCAGATGAGTTCGAGCTGCACATACCTACCGTTGCCCGAGAAGTTCATGATGTGACTGGTGCTGGTGATACAGTTATCTCGGCACTCGCAACCGCCATCGCAGCTGGGAGCTCGCTTGCTGAGGCTTGTGCTATAGCCAACACTGCTGCGGGAATCGTGGTGGCAAAACTGGGTACTTCTACGGTTAGTCGAATAGAGTTGAACGAGGCTCTTGCTCTTAGCCATGGGGAGATGGGGTTTGGTGTCGTTTCTGAAGATCAACTCGCTTATGCACTTGAACAGGCGAAATTGCGAGGTGAACGCGTAGTGATGACCAATGGCTGCTTCGATATTCTCCACGCTGGTCACGTGAGCTATCTGCAGGAAGCGAAGGCTCAGGGAGACCGACTCATAGTAGCGGTCAATGATGATGATTCTGTAAAGCGTTTAAAAGGGGATGGAAGGCCGATTAACCCTCTCGATAGGCGTATGGCAGTGCTTGCTGGTCTATCTTCGGTTGACTGGGTGGTACCTTTTAGCGAGGATACTCCCCAACGGATCATCTCTCACCTATTACCCAGCATGCTAGTGAAAGGTGGGGATTATAAGATTGAGGACATAGCCGGTGGCAAAGAAGTGATAGCTGCTGGTGGCATCGTAAAAGTCCTCTGTTTTGAAGATGGTATATCTACCACTAAGATTATCGAAAATATTATGGCGAAAGGCTAG
- the coaD gene encoding pantetheine-phosphate adenylyltransferase translates to MHTKAIYPGTFDPVTNGHTDLIERAAKLFKHVVIGIAANPSKQPKFSLEQRVDLIKQVTSHLPNVEVVGFTGLLVDFAKEQQASVLVRGLRAVSDFEYEFQLANMNRRLSADLESVFLTPAEENSFISSTLVKEVAYHGGDVSQFVHPVVSKALLKRLSS, encoded by the coding sequence ATGCACACAAAAGCTATTTACCCTGGGACATTCGATCCCGTGACTAATGGTCATACAGATTTAATCGAGCGAGCGGCTAAGTTATTTAAGCACGTGGTGATCGGTATCGCGGCTAATCCTTCTAAGCAGCCCAAGTTTTCACTGGAGCAACGTGTGGATCTGATTAAACAGGTCACTTCACATTTGCCTAATGTTGAGGTGGTAGGCTTCACAGGATTATTGGTGGATTTTGCCAAGGAACAACAAGCCAGTGTATTGGTTCGAGGATTGAGGGCCGTGTCTGATTTTGAATATGAATTTCAGTTAGCCAATATGAACCGTCGACTTAGTGCAGATCTGGAGAGTGTATTTCTAACACCGGCTGAAGAGAACTCGTTTATCTCGTCAACCTTAGTGAAAGAGGTTGCTTATCACGGTGGTGATGTTAGTCAATTCGTGCATCCTGTAGTCTCTAAGGCACTGTTAAAAAGGTTAAGTAGTTAA
- a CDS encoding capsule assembly Wzi family protein, with the protein MIKVVKSSLAKLGLVFSLVLSSSLLAAPWVDVSDIYLRADIQALADSGVITVPVNTYPLMWSGIGVDLAKVEPSILTPDLAEAYARVNYYYRSAVGNRGNTRIKAAAATDAARFQHFGSDYREQGDLQVSQEYMGERFAFKVSASAHYNPADGEEFRLDDSYMAMIWGNWIFTAGAIEQWWGPGFDSALHRSNNARPLPSVMVSRNNAAGFETPWLSWLGPWTLTAGISQLEEDRAVSKPLLWSFRSSLRPIQQLEIGFSWSTQFCGEGEECSWDSALKSITGQRDCRGAGEAGCTNYGNQMAGYDIRFSDTWFNIPFGIYYEKTCEDAKGSAPWDIVDCGHFGGIDTRFNFDNAQYKLFFEYTDTMVACGEDDNSFNCMYEHSTYQSGSRYYGKTYGSTYESDAIVYALGLIGQFKDSKGITSILRYAQLNKDGSSPGSAWVEQRPKEDLLMLELSYRMPIWKGMMSVGGTVSRSEFDTQESESDASLFGTYEYRF; encoded by the coding sequence ATGATAAAAGTTGTTAAGTCTTCTCTTGCCAAGCTGGGATTAGTTTTTAGCCTGGTTCTCTCATCTTCCTTGTTGGCAGCGCCTTGGGTGGATGTCTCCGATATCTATCTCAGAGCTGATATTCAAGCTCTTGCTGATTCAGGTGTTATTACCGTGCCTGTCAATACCTATCCTCTGATGTGGTCAGGTATTGGCGTTGACCTAGCTAAAGTTGAGCCATCGATTTTGACCCCAGACTTGGCCGAGGCGTATGCAAGGGTTAACTATTATTACCGCAGTGCTGTCGGCAACCGAGGTAATACCCGTATCAAGGCGGCCGCGGCAACCGATGCGGCGCGCTTCCAGCATTTTGGTTCGGATTATCGTGAGCAAGGTGATCTTCAGGTTTCCCAAGAATATATGGGCGAACGTTTTGCCTTCAAGGTGTCGGCATCGGCTCATTATAATCCTGCCGATGGTGAAGAGTTCCGCCTAGATGATTCATATATGGCTATGATTTGGGGCAATTGGATCTTTACCGCTGGTGCCATTGAGCAATGGTGGGGGCCTGGGTTTGATTCGGCATTACATAGGTCTAATAATGCACGTCCTTTGCCGTCAGTGATGGTGAGTCGAAACAATGCTGCTGGCTTTGAAACGCCTTGGCTTTCTTGGCTTGGCCCTTGGACATTAACAGCTGGTATAAGTCAATTAGAGGAAGATAGGGCTGTATCTAAGCCATTATTGTGGAGTTTTCGTAGTTCACTTCGCCCTATACAGCAGTTAGAGATTGGCTTTTCCTGGTCAACTCAGTTTTGTGGCGAGGGCGAGGAGTGTAGCTGGGACAGTGCACTAAAATCGATAACGGGTCAGCGTGATTGTCGCGGTGCAGGTGAGGCAGGTTGTACCAATTATGGGAACCAGATGGCGGGCTATGATATCCGTTTCAGCGATACTTGGTTCAATATCCCATTTGGTATCTATTACGAAAAAACCTGTGAAGATGCCAAAGGCTCTGCGCCTTGGGATATCGTCGATTGTGGTCATTTTGGCGGTATAGATACGCGTTTCAATTTCGATAATGCCCAGTATAAGTTGTTCTTCGAGTATACCGATACCATGGTCGCCTGCGGTGAAGATGATAATAGCTTCAACTGTATGTATGAGCATTCAACTTACCAATCAGGCTCGCGCTATTACGGTAAAACCTACGGCAGTACCTATGAAAGTGATGCGATAGTCTATGCCCTAGGCTTAATTGGCCAGTTCAAAGATAGCAAAGGTATCACTTCGATACTTAGATATGCTCAGTTAAATAAAGATGGCTCTAGCCCAGGAAGTGCTTGGGTGGAACAAAGGCCAAAAGAAGACCTGTTGATGTTAGAGCTTAGTTACCGTATGCCTATCTGGAAAGGTATGATGAGTGTTGGTGGTACTGTGTCGCGCTCTGAGTTTGACACTCAGGAGAGTGAGTCCGATGCCAGCTTATTTGGCACTTATGAGTATCGTTTTTAA
- the mutM gene encoding bifunctional DNA-formamidopyrimidine glycosylase/DNA-(apurinic or apyrimidinic site) lyase: MPELPEVEVTRQGITPHLVEQQVIGLTVRNPSLRWPVPDIAQQIVGQEIRNVRRRAKYLLIDTDAGTTIVHLGMSGSLRIVPKSTPVEKHDHIDLELASGKVLRYNDPRRFGAWLWCELPEEAHPLLSKLGPEPLEANFHPQYLFDSLKGKKKAVKLCLMDNHIVVGVGNIYANEALFSAGIHPQTEAGKIDIERLTILVTEVKEILANAIKQGGTTLKDFTNADGKPGYFAQKLHVYGRGGKTCTQCGNLLSEIKLGQRATVFCGICQTR; encoded by the coding sequence ATGCCTGAGCTTCCCGAAGTTGAAGTCACTCGCCAAGGAATAACACCCCACTTAGTTGAGCAGCAAGTGATCGGCTTAACAGTGCGTAACCCCAGTTTACGCTGGCCAGTACCTGATATTGCGCAGCAGATTGTCGGACAAGAGATACGTAACGTTCGAAGACGTGCTAAGTACCTGCTAATCGATACCGATGCAGGAACCACTATTGTACATTTAGGTATGTCAGGCAGCCTTCGAATTGTCCCCAAATCTACACCTGTAGAGAAGCATGATCATATCGATTTGGAACTCGCCAGCGGCAAGGTGCTCAGATATAACGACCCTAGACGCTTCGGTGCCTGGCTTTGGTGTGAGCTCCCTGAAGAAGCTCACCCATTACTGTCAAAGCTTGGCCCAGAGCCTCTGGAAGCCAACTTTCACCCTCAATACCTGTTTGACTCGCTCAAAGGCAAGAAAAAAGCGGTCAAACTCTGCTTAATGGATAATCATATCGTGGTTGGCGTGGGCAACATCTATGCTAACGAGGCCCTGTTTTCCGCGGGAATACACCCTCAAACTGAAGCCGGAAAAATTGATATTGAACGTTTAACAATCTTGGTTACTGAGGTAAAAGAGATATTGGCTAATGCCATCAAGCAAGGAGGCACCACCTTGAAGGATTTTACCAATGCTGATGGTAAACCTGGATACTTTGCTCAGAAACTGCACGTGTATGGCCGTGGAGGAAAAACCTGCACTCAATGTGGCAATCTACTCAGTGAGATAAAATTAGGCCAACGGGCAACGGTATTTTGTGGCATATGCCAGACGAGGTAG
- the moaA gene encoding GTP 3',8-cyclase MoaA: MSLIVDTFGRKVEYLRLSVTDRCDFRCVYCMSEDPCFLEREQVLSLEELAWVGQAFTELGVSKIRLTGGEPLVRSDCDKLVKQLGTLPGLSELSMTTNGSRLTKFADKMRDSGLSRLNISLDTLKPDLFTELTRNGKVERVIAGIDAAKAAGFKRIKINAVILRGQNDDEVLDLIEFCRDRELDIAFIEEMPLGIIDERKKSRHCSSDEVKAIISERYQLSVSNKRTGGPARYYTMSGSSIHVGFISPHSNNFCHECNRVRVTVEGRLLLCLGNEHSVDLKAIVREFPGNINKLKTAILDAIKLKPKEHIFDVEGEVQILRFMNATGG, from the coding sequence ATGAGTTTGATCGTCGATACCTTTGGTCGCAAGGTGGAATACTTGCGCCTCTCTGTCACCGACAGATGTGATTTTCGCTGTGTTTACTGCATGAGTGAAGATCCTTGCTTTCTGGAACGAGAGCAGGTGCTGAGTCTTGAAGAGCTGGCATGGGTGGGGCAAGCATTTACCGAGCTCGGTGTCAGCAAGATCCGCCTCACCGGTGGCGAGCCTTTGGTTCGCAGCGACTGCGACAAACTCGTCAAGCAACTCGGCACATTGCCTGGCTTGTCAGAGTTGTCGATGACCACCAATGGCTCACGTCTAACTAAGTTTGCCGATAAAATGCGCGATTCAGGCTTAAGCAGACTCAACATCAGCCTGGATACCCTCAAGCCAGATCTATTTACCGAGCTCACCCGCAATGGCAAGGTCGAGCGTGTAATCGCAGGTATCGATGCCGCCAAAGCTGCAGGGTTTAAACGGATCAAGATCAATGCTGTGATCCTGCGCGGTCAGAATGATGATGAGGTGTTAGATCTTATCGAGTTTTGCCGCGACCGGGAGCTGGATATCGCCTTCATCGAAGAGATGCCATTGGGCATTATCGATGAACGTAAGAAGAGCCGTCACTGCAGCAGCGACGAGGTCAAGGCCATTATCTCTGAGCGCTATCAACTCAGCGTTTCCAATAAACGCACAGGTGGTCCCGCGCGTTACTACACCATGTCCGGCAGCTCGATACATGTGGGCTTCATCTCTCCCCACAGCAATAATTTCTGTCATGAATGCAACCGAGTGCGCGTCACTGTCGAGGGACGCTTACTTCTCTGCCTGGGCAATGAGCACTCGGTGGATCTCAAGGCCATAGTCCGTGAGTTTCCCGGTAACATAAATAAACTAAAAACCGCCATCTTAGACGCGATTAAGCTCAAACCTAAGGAGCATATATTTGATGTGGAAGGCGAAGTACAGATACTGCGATTCATGAATGCCACCGGTGGTTAG